A portion of the Myripristis murdjan chromosome 13, fMyrMur1.1, whole genome shotgun sequence genome contains these proteins:
- the LOC115370383 gene encoding ras-related protein Rab-1B-like encodes MDGAEPEPPAEDRMRSSEPEPPDSVSVRGDSSVAPPGGFKEDDRLKAERRDSASSGFLSMKTDRSMEPPLGFTRDTIHTLQTETSESASDCLSVETEKPKKELADLPWGCPKSQSNVIKLLLAGDSFVGKTCLLVRFVGGRFITPNATIGLSITKKSVVLKGKKVVLEMCDISGNKGYTSLNCSLYRVAHGIILVYDVTKQSSFDNLKTWLRDIETRSDNDVLKVLVANKTDLTRDREVDNAAAQELASKHEMPFIETSAYTGDAVDKAFLILARAVMKHRGLDQLPPEPAPENRKTGKKCLLS; translated from the exons ATGGACGGAGCCGAGCCGGAGCCCCCTGCTGAGGACAG GATGAGGAGCAGCGAGCCTGAACCCCCAGACAGTGTGTCGGTGAGAGGTGACAGCTCAGTAGCGCCCCCTGGTGGGTTCAAAGAGGACGACAG GCTCAAAGCGGAGAGACGAGACTCGGCGTCCTCCGGCTTCCTGTCCATGAAAACAGATCGCTCCATGGAGCCTCCTCTGGGATTCACAAGGGACACGATTCACAC GCTGCAAACAGAGACGAGCGAGTCGGCGTCTGACTGTCTGTCAGTGGAAACAGAGAAACCCAAGAAAGAGCTTGCTGACTTGCCGTGGGGCTGTCCTAAGAG CCAGAGTAACGTCATCAAGCTCCTTCTGGCTGGAGACTCCTTTGTTGGGAAGACCTGCCTGCTCGTGCGATTTGTG GGTGGCAGATTTATAACACCTAACGCCACTATAGGACTCAGTATTACTAAAAAATCAGTTGTGCTGAAAGGGAAGAAAGTCGTTCTAGAGATG TGTGACATTTCTGGTAATAAAGGCTACACGAGTCTCAACTGCAGCTTGTATAGAGTAGCGCACGGAATCATCCTAGTCTATGACGTGACTAAACAG AGCTCCTTTGACAATTTAAAAACCTGGCTGAGGGACATCGAGACTCGCTCTGATAACGACGTCCTCAAAGTGCTGGTGGCAAACAAAACTGATCTgaccagagacagagaggtggacAATGCTGCTGCTCAG GAGCTGGCCTCTAAACATGAGATGCCCTTCATAGAGACAAGTGCTTACACAGGGGACGCCGTGGACAAGGCTTTTCTCATCCTGGCACGAGCCGTCATGAAACACAGAGGCCTCGACCAGCTCCCCCCAGAACCAGCTccggaaaacaggaaaacaggaaaaaaatgcctgctttcataa
- the LOC115370375 gene encoding E3 ubiquitin-protein ligase TRIM39-like — MASAGSSLSNSEFTCSICLDFFREPVSTPCGHNFCQSCITNCWDSRDISQCPLCMTEFHRRPELQVNTGFREVVEHFKRMRAQGSDDSLAKADEVACDVCEETKCKAVKSCLVCLVSLCQIHLEPHQRVSALKRHKLISPVGNLEDWMCKEHDKVVEFFCRRDQKFVCTSCMKDVHATHETVALEEECALRKDRLHMMDTEMKRKLNVKCLKVQQVKNSKVQGQGDTEKAKVDITKAFSALVASVESYKTMLVELLEEKQRAAEQQADDVIKHLNLQIAELQKRSAELEEVSKTEDPLQLLQSPPPVFPLLHTEGWPPLRHHSLQHVETVRSTVAKLEEAFRLEMDRVICDISQADDGKETAKNADSSEMEGLFDDELEKIQHQYAVDVTLDPDTAHPCLILSQDGKQVRDGGAKRNLPDNLKRFDFFHFVLGKEGLSSGRFYYEVKVTGQVGWEIGLVRESICRKGDNVSLRPENGCWTIGLYWGCYQANTNPPIALTLEHEPQMVGVFVDYEERKVSFYDVETRAVIYSFTHCVFSLNAPYLRSFLWPYSSTTTKCIIYPFFRPGSEGSYASLQITPVSRTAPAQ; from the coding sequence ATGGCCTCAGCCGGCTCCTCCCTGTCCAACAGTGAGTTTACctgctccatctgtctggacTTCTTCAGAGAACCTGTCTCCACTCCCTGTGGACACAACTTCTGCCAGTCCTGCATCACAAACTGCTGGGATAGCAGGGACATCAGCCAGTGTCCGCTGTGCATGACCGAATTCCACAGGAGACCCGAGCTTCAAGTCAACACAGGATTCCGAGAGGTGGTGGAGCATTTCAAGAGGATGAGAGCCCAGGGAAGTGATGACAGTTTGGCCAAAGCAGATGAGGTGGCCTGTGATGTCTGTGAGGAGACGAAGTGCAAGGCCGTGAAGTCCTGCCTCGTCTGTCTGGTTTCTCTCTGCCAAATTCATCTGGAGCCACATCAGAGAGTGTCGGCATTAAAAAGGCACAAACTGATCAGTCCGGTGGGAAACCTGGAGGATTGGATGTGCAAGGAACATGACAAAGTGGTGGAGTTTTTCTGCAGGAGAGACCAAAAGTTCGTTTGCACCTCATGCATGAAAGATGTCCATGCAACACATGAAACTGTCGCTCTGGAGGAGGAATGTGCATTGAGGAAGGATCGGTTGCACATGATGGACACCGAAATGAAACGGAAGTTGAACGTGAAATGCTTAAAGGTTCAGCAGGTCAAAAACTCCAAAGTGCAAGGtcagggagacacagagaaagcGAAAGTGGACATCACTAAGGCCTTCTCTGCTTTGGTGGCCTCCGTCGAGAGCTACAAGACCATGCTGGTCGAACTgctggaggagaagcagagagcGGCAGAGCAGCAGGCTGACGACGTCATCAAACATCTCAACTTGCAGATCGCCGAGCTCCAGAAGAGGAGCGCCGAGCTGGAGGAAGTTTCAAAAACTGAGGAtcccctccagctcctccagagccCTCCACCTGTCTTCCCTCTGTTACACACCGAAGGCTGGCCCCCCCTCAGGCACCACAGCCTCCAGCATGTGGAGACAGTGAGGAGCACTGTGGCAAAGCTGGAGGAGGCGTTCAGGCTGGAGATGGACAGGGTCATCTGTGACATCAGCCAGGCTGATGATGGGAAGGAAACAGCCAAGAACGCTGATAGCAGTGAGATGGAGGGTCTGTTTGATGACGAGCTGGAGAAGATTCAACATCAATACGCTGTCGATGTAACTCTGGACCCCGATACGGCACACCCCTGCCTTATCTTGTCACAGGACGGGAAACAAGTGAGGGATGGTGGCGCAAAGAGGAATCTCCCCGACAACCTGAAGAGGTTTGACTTTTTCCACTTCGTCCTCGGAAAGGAGGGGCTTTCCTCCGGCAGGTTCTACTATGAAGTTAAGGTTACGGGGCAAGTGGGCTGGGAAATCGGCCTGGTGAGAGAATCCATCTGCAGGAAAGGCGACAATGTCTCACTCAGACCCGAAAATGGCTGCTGGACAATTGGACTGTACTGGGGATGCTACCAGGCAAACACAAACCCGCCCATCGCCCTCACCCTGGAGCACGAGCCGCAGatggttggtgtgtttgtggattATGAAGAAAGGAAGGTTTCATTTTATGACGTGGAGACCAGAGCGGTGATCTACTCCTTCACCCACTGTGTCTTCTCTTTGAATGCACCGTATCTGAGAAGTTTTTTGTGGCCGTACTCCAGCACAACCACAAAGTGTATCATATACCCGTTTTTCCGACCCGGAAGCGAGGGGAGTTACGCTTCTCTGCAGATCACTCCTGTCAGCCGCACAGCACCGGCACAGTGA